From the Lampris incognitus isolate fLamInc1 chromosome 6, fLamInc1.hap2, whole genome shotgun sequence genome, one window contains:
- the aagab gene encoding alpha- and gamma-adaptin-binding protein p34, giving the protein MSACEESSGTTVPSVLITSSDTAFKEEELIKQILNTQTLPDPIKQEATVAWYPWTINNKYYTADVRLCTVPSTFNMTSEIAQSMQAFIAYFNSTAKDGLEKLSPWISVVEDLAPDVLILVCDRVNENGVTRHEAQQWCLAHAFELVELNPQDLPDEDDDFPESTGVKRIVQALNANVWSSVEMKDEHNQGFGLMSSLVASRHNNRRNCQDPSSSSLPVEGTNDSKEVRVPETGGNTDTQVDTIVDPMIDLDIQELANLTAGDADVENFERLFTKLKEMKDKASFLPHEQRKVHAEKVAKAFWMAIGGDEDEIEGLSSGEES; this is encoded by the exons ATGTCAGCGTGTGAAGAAAGCTCAGGCACGACTGTCCCATCAGTGCTTATCACAAGCTCGGACACTGCTTTTAAAGAAGAGGAGTTGATCAAAC AGATCCTTAATACGCAAACGCTGCCAGACCCCATCAAGCAGGAAGCAACAGTAGCTTGGTATCCATGGACCATCAACAACAAATACTACACTGCAGATGTCAGACTATGCACAGTACCAAGCACGTTTAACATGACTTCAGAGATTGCCCAGTCCATGCAGGCTTTCATCGCTTATTTTAACAGCACAGCG AAGGATGGTTTGGAGAAGCTGTCTCCCTGGATTTCAGTGGTGGAGGATCTTGCGCCAGATGTGCTCATTTTGGTGTGTGACCGAGTCAATGAAAATG GGGTCACAAGACATGAGGCACAGCAGTGGTGCTTGGCTCATGCATTTGAGCTGGTGGAGCTGAATCCTCAAGATTTGccagatgaagatg ATGACTTTCCAGAGTCTACAGGAGTAAAGAGAATTGTCCAGGCTCTCAATGCCAATGTGTGGTCCAGTGTGGAGATGAAGGATG AACACAATCAAGGCTTTGGTTTGATGAGTAGCCTGGTGGCATCTAGACACAACAACCGCCGCAATTGCCAAGACCCATCA TCTTCTAGTTTGCCAGTAGAGGGCACAAATGATAGCAAAGAGGTTAGGGTTCCTGAAACTGGtggcaacacagacacacaagtggACACCATAGTCG ATCCGATGATTGATTTGGACATTCAGGAACTGGCTAATCTAACTGCTGGAGACGcagatgtggagaactttgagcgcCTGTTCACCAAACTAAAAGAGATGAAAG ACAAAGCCTCATTTTTACCTCATGAGCAGAGAAAGGTTCACGCAGAAAAG GTAGCCAAAGCTTTTTGGATGGCTATTGGTGGTGATGAAGATGAGATAGAGGGCTTATCATCAGGGGAAGAAAGCTAA
- the smad3b gene encoding mothers against decapentaplegic homolog 3b yields MSILPFTPPIVKRLLGWKKGEQNGQEEKWCEKAVKSLVKKLKKTGQLDELEKAITTQSVNTKCLTIPRSLDGRLQVSHRKGLPHVIYCRLWRWPDLQSHHELRAIDLCEFAFHTKKDEVCVNPYHYQRVETPILPPVLVPRHTDIPTEFPPLDDYSHSIPENTNFPAGIEPQSNYIPETPPPGYLSEDGETSDHQLNHSMDTGSPSLSPNPVSPANGNLDLQPVTYCESAFWCSISYYELNQRVGETFHASQPSLTVDGFTDPSNSERFCLGLLSNVNRNSAVELTRRHIGRGVRLYYIGGEVFAECLSDSAIFVQSPNCNQRYGWHPATVCKIPPGCNLKIFNNQEFAALLAQSVNQGFEAVYQLTRMCTIRMSFVKGWGAEYRRQTVTSTPCWIELHLNGPLQWLDKVLTQMGSPSIRCSSVS; encoded by the exons ATGTCTATATTGCCGTTCACTCCCCCGATCGTGAAGAGGCTCCTGGGCTGGAAAAAGGGAGAGCAGAATGGCCAGGAGGAGAAGTGGTGCGAGAAGGCTGTCAAGAGTCTCGTCAAGAAGCTGAAGAAGACGGGGCAGCTGGACGAGCTGGAGAAAGCCATCACGACGCAGAGCGTCAACACGAAATGCCTCACCATACCCAG GTCTCTGGATGGGCGTCTGCAGGTGTCGCATAGAAAAGGTCTTCCTCATGTTATCTACTGTCGTTTATGGCGCTGGCCAGATCTGCAGTCCCACCATGAGCTAAGGGCCATTGACCTGTGTGAGTTTGCTTTCCACACCAAAAAGGATGAAGTGTGCGTCAATCCCTACCACTACCAGAGAGTGGAGACACCAA TTTTGCCTCCTGTCTTAGTACCACGGCACACAGATATCCCCACAGAGTTTCCCCCCCTGGACGACTACAGCCACTCCATCCCCGAGAACACCAACTTCCCTGCAGGCATCGAGCCTCAAAGTAACTATATTCCTG AAACTCCTCCACCAGGGTACCTGAGTGAAGATGGAGAGACAAGCGATCACCAGCTCAACCACAGCATGGACACAG GTTCACCTAGTCTGTCACCAAATCCTGTCTCACCAGCAAACGGCAATCTTG ACTTACAACCAGTGACCTATTGTGAGTCTGCCTTCTGGTGTTCTATCTCGTACTATGAGCTAAACCAGCGGGTTGGAGAGACCTTCCATGCCTCCCAGCCCTCCCTTACAGTAGATGGCTTCACGGACCCCTCCAACTCAGAACGTTTCTGTCTGGGATTGTTGTCCAACGTCAACCGCAACTCAGCTGTGGAGCTCACACGCAGACATATAG GAAGGGGTGTGAGGTTGTATTACATTGGAGGTGAGGTGTTTGCAGAGTGTCTCAGTGACAGCGCCATTTTTGTTCAGAGTCCCAACTGCAACCAGCGCTATGGCTGGCATCCTGCCACTGTTTGCAAAATTCCTCCGG GCTGCAATCTCAAGATCTTCAACAACCAGGAGTTTGCTGCTCTCCTGGCCCAGTCAGTCAACCAGGGCTTTGAGGCTGTCTATCAGCTCACCAGGATGTGTACCATTCGCATGAGTTTCGTGAAGGGCTGGGGAGCAGAGTACAG ACGTCAGACGGTGACCAGCACCCCCTGCTGGATTGAGCTGCACCTAAACGGCCCTTTGCAGTGGCTGGACAAGGTGCTCACACAGATGGGCTCCCCCAGCATCCGCTGCTCCAGCGTGTCCTAG